The following is a genomic window from Armatimonadota bacterium.
GGAGATTCCGCCCCGGCGGGTTTCCCTCCTACCCGTGGGGGTCTGTGCCTCTCTGCCTCACTGGATCTGGGGTCGTCCGCCCGCCCGGGGGAAATTTTCCCGCCCCGGAGGTCTGACAGAAGGAGATTGGGGGAACTAGTGGAATAGAGGGTCAGAAAGTGGTGAACGGTGGGAACCATTGTTCAGGGGGGAGCACCACTACTCGCTGGACGAGAAGGGGCGGATCGTCCTGCCCCCCAAGTTCCGTGCGGCCCTGGGCAACCGGGTGGTGGTGACCCGCGGGCTGGACGAATGCGTGGCCGTGTACTCCCCCCCGGAGTGGGCGCGCAACGAGCGAAAGCTGCGCGCCCTGTCGGTCAGCCGGCGTGACTTCGTGCGGTTCCTGCTGGCGAGCGCCGAGGACGTGGAGATCGACCGCCAGGGCCGCATGACGATCCCGCCGCACCTGCGGGCGTACGCCAAGATCGAGCGGGACGCGGTGGTGGTCGGGGTCGGCAGCCGGCTGGAGATCTGGAGCCTGCAGAACTGGGAGCGCTACATCGCCCGGGTGCAGGCGGAGGCGACGGCCATCGCCTCCGAACTGAAGGACCTGAGCCTGTAGGATCGGAGAACGGCCCCGCGCGGGGCAGGGCATGGACGAGCCCGCGCACGTTCCGGTCCTGCTGGAGGAGACGATCCGGTGGCTGCAGCCCCGCCCCGGGGGCGTCTACGTGGACGCCACGGTGGGCACCGGCGGCCACGCCGAGGCCATCCTGGAACGCATCGGCCCCGGCGGGCTGCTGGTGGGGATTGACCGGGACGGGGACGCCCTGGAGCTGGCCGCCCGCCGGCTGGCCCGGTTCGGGAGCGCGGTGGTGCTGGTGCAAGAGACCTATGCGGCCATCAAAGAGGTTCTGCGCGCCCAGGGGCTGGAGCGGGTGGATGGGGTGGTGTTCGACCTGGGCGTTTCCTGGCTGCAGCTGAGCCGGGCCGAGCGCGGGTTTTCGTTCGCGCTGCCGGGCCCCCTGGACATGCGCATGGACCGGCGGCAGCGCACTACGGCGGCGGATCTGGTCAACAGCCTGCCCGAACAGGCGCTGGCGGATCTGCTGTGGCGTTACGGCGAGGAGCGGTGGGCGCGGCGGATCGCCCGGGCCGTTGTGCGGGCGCGGCCCCTGCGGACCACCGACGAGCTGGCCCGGGTGGTCCGGCAGGCCATCCCGCGGAAGGCGTGGCCGCGGGCCATCGACCCGGCGACGCGGACGTTTCAGGCGCTGCGCATTGCGGTGAACGACGAGTTGACGCACCTGCAGAAAGCCATTCCCGATGCGGCGGAGGTACTCCGGGAGGCAGGGCGACTCTGCGCCATTACCTTCCACTCCCTGGAGGACCGAACCATCAAACACACCTTCCTGCGCCTCTCCCGTGGGTGCACCTGTCCTCCCGGGGCCTCCGCCTGCACCTGTGGGGGAAAGCGGTGGCTGCGCATTCTCACGCGCCGGCCGGTCACCCCCACCGCCGAGGAGATCGCCCGCAACCCCCGCGCCCGGAGCGCCAAGCTGCGGGTGGCGGAGAGGATCGCCGATGCAAACGCGATGACCGCTGGACGCGAGCGGGAGGGCTGAGAACAGGACGCGCATGCCGA
Proteins encoded in this region:
- the mraZ gene encoding division/cell wall cluster transcriptional repressor MraZ is translated as MFRGEHHYSLDEKGRIVLPPKFRAALGNRVVVTRGLDECVAVYSPPEWARNERKLRALSVSRRDFVRFLLASAEDVEIDRQGRMTIPPHLRAYAKIERDAVVVGVGSRLEIWSLQNWERYIARVQAEATAIASELKDLSL
- the rsmH gene encoding 16S rRNA (cytosine(1402)-N(4))-methyltransferase RsmH translates to MDEPAHVPVLLEETIRWLQPRPGGVYVDATVGTGGHAEAILERIGPGGLLVGIDRDGDALELAARRLARFGSAVVLVQETYAAIKEVLRAQGLERVDGVVFDLGVSWLQLSRAERGFSFALPGPLDMRMDRRQRTTAADLVNSLPEQALADLLWRYGEERWARRIARAVVRARPLRTTDELARVVRQAIPRKAWPRAIDPATRTFQALRIAVNDELTHLQKAIPDAAEVLREAGRLCAITFHSLEDRTIKHTFLRLSRGCTCPPGASACTCGGKRWLRILTRRPVTPTAEEIARNPRARSAKLRVAERIADANAMTAGREREG